In a genomic window of Panthera tigris isolate Pti1 chromosome D4, P.tigris_Pti1_mat1.1, whole genome shotgun sequence:
- the LOC102969022 gene encoding olfactory receptor 2K2, translating to MKINIRITTGAKKEMQGENLTIWSFFFLEGFSRYPKLEIVLFAFSLVMYLITLLGNSTLILVTVLESRLQTPMYLFLGNLSFMDICYTSASIPTLLVNLLSSQKTIVFSGCAVQMYLSLAMGSTECVLLAVMAYDRYVAICNSLRYPIIMNRQVCVQMAAVSWVTGCLTALLETTCALQIPLCGNLIDHFTCEILAVLKLACAHSLLMDVIMLVVSVLLLPIPMLLICISYVFILSTILRISSAEGRNKAFSTCGAHLTVVILYYGAALSMYLKPSSSSSQEVDKIISLLYGVLTPMLNPIIYSLRNKEVKDAMKKLLYRTHENL from the coding sequence ATGAAGATTAATATTAGAATCACTACAGGTGCAAAAAAGGAGATGCAAGGAGAAAACCTCACCATTTGGagcttttttttcctggagggTTTTTCTAGATACCCAAAGTTAGAGATTGTTCTCTTTGCCTTCAGTCTTGTGATGTATCTGATAACCCTCTTGGGCAACAGCACTCTTATTTTAGTCACTGTCCTAGAGTCACGCCTTCAAACCCCCATGTACTTATTCCTCGGAAATCTCTCTTTCATGGATATTTGTTACACGTCTGCTTCTATTCCCACGTTGCTGGTGAACTTGCTGTCATCCCAGAAAACCATTGTCTTTTCTGGGTGTGCTGTACAGATGTATCTGTCCCTTGCCATGGGCTCCACAGAGTGTGTGCTTCTGGCTGTGATGGCGTATGACCGCTACGTGGCCATTTGCAACTCACTGAGATACCCCATCATCATGAACAGGCAGGTCTGTGTGCAGATGGCCGCTGTCTCCTGGGTGACGGGTTGTCTGACTGCCCTGCTGGAAACCACTTGCGCCCTGCAGATACCCCTCTGTGGGAATCTCATAGACCACTTCACGTGTGAAATTCTGGCCGTGCTGAAGTTAGCTTGTGcacattccttgctcatggacGTGATCATGCTGGTGGTCAGCGTGCTCCTCCTGCCCATCCCAATGCTCTTAATTTGTATCTCTTATGTCTTCATCCTTTCCACTATTCTGAGAATCAGctcagcagaaggaagaaacaaagctttTTCTACCTGTGGTGCCCACTTGACGGTGGTGATCTTGTACTATGGGGCTGCCCTCTCCATGTACCTAAAGCCTTCTTCCTCAAGCTCCCAAGAAGTAGATAAAATCATTTCACTGCTTTATGGAGTGCTCACCCCTATGTTGAACCCCATAATTTacagtttaagaaacaaagaagtcAAAGATGCCATGAAAAAACTATTGTATCGAACACATGAAAATCTCTGA